The DNA region CTTCATTATACATATGCTTACTTAGTAGTACACTGCAACAATGTGTTGTCGACATATATAGTTTGAAAAATGACATTTATCGAacattgatatttttttatttacgatattttcttaaaaattagcttcaaacatacaaaaaaaaaaatagagtttaataaattaattaccaTGTCTACATTGCTATTTCACATCATAAGCTATAGGATAATAATTCCCAATTTTGATCGTCAAAAAAAGAGTCCATTTTGTTTGGTTGATAATGATAAGACTGAACAAGTGtcgttttatcaaaaattatatcTTAGTTATTATAACAGATCaaagataattttttaaaaacatttataaTAACTCAAAACATCATGTATCGATTGCTCAAAAACTGTTGGTGAGGAAGATTAATGAAACTGTGTGAGTTACATTAAGGATTTGGATATCAAATAAAAGACAGGAAGCTAGGATAGTAAGGGATATGGAATAATTGTCAAATTTGTATATATGGTGGACATAATCAACGGACGTCATTGTGATGGCTACGTTTAATTGGACGGTTGTGATTAATTGCAAACAACTGTCAACAATTTATGCTGGTCTCTTGCTATCGTGTCTGAACAATGTACTATATATCCATGTGTTCTTACCACTCACATCTTGTTTTCTTAATTCTTACTACCTAAAAAAATCATGGATAcgaatatatttttctatataatacatatatttagtaaagtaaatatatttaaatagttgtttatttaattttttttttgaatggattttgtttttaatttcttaatatattatattgtttTGGTGTTTTTCTATTATTTTTCAGAAGATAATTTTGTTGAAAAGTTCTTGTTGAAATCGCCAAAAGATCTCATgactaataaataaatatgtatatataaatttatattatttgaatttaaaattttgagaaataCCTAGCCCTTAATTTAATGTGAATATACCATTATAACATTTTCCTGTGCTATCATTATTACTTttcacaaaattttaaaaataattcttttagTTTGGTTTCTCAATTCACAATTACTAATAAATGTCTTGTTGTCGATATTATcgattttaaaataatacaatatgATTAAATATCGGTGTtcaatgaaaatattattaatattggtGTTTAATgagaatattattatttttataacagGGGGTGCCTGATGTTTCCGAGTTTGGAGAACTCGACGAGGTGTATGATTTTTGGTTCAGATTAGGACAAGATCATCCCCCAACCAGTGTAATGGTTAAAAAACAATTACAACGCAAACTTATTTACCATATGTCTCCTCAACAGGTAAAATTAACCCAcgtctattattattattattataaagaaAAAATGCAAATGAGAGATTTACCATGTAACGAATCGGTTGACGTCTGGTAAAATTCAGAGATTTACCCACAACTAAATAAATTAGTGAACCCTTAACGCACAAGGATTATAAATGTGTGTAATCTAATGGTTGAGTTGATTCGATTCCATGATTCACGGCTTGGTTATATACATTCTTTGTCCATCCTTTTgtacttaaaaaaatatataattcatattCGCGAAACGAGATTTGTTTAAAAGCATACTTGTTTCAAGCTATGATTGAATAGCTCTGGTAATTTTGTTTCAAGGATTCGTGCCTAGCAGCAATGCTTCTAAAGCCAGGGCCAATTCAAGCTCTACAATCTGCTACATTTACTGAGACCGAGGATTCGGATAAAGTACCACGAATATACATCAAGACGTCGCGGGATCGAATGCTCAGATCTTATCAGCAAGACGCCATGATCAAGAAATGGCCGCCATCTGAAGTTTACGCTTTGGAAAGTGATCACAGCCCTTTCTTTTCAGCTCCACTTCGGCTGATTGAGTTGCTGGTTAAAGTTGCAGTTTCTCATGGATCTGGCGAGTAGGTGGTCTGCAATAAAATGGAAAAAATTATCCTCCCGAACTTTATATCCTTTTGAACCCTATTCATATGTTTTTTAAACGAAAATAAGATTGCAAGGGGTAGTATTATGATTTCTTAttattcaattgttgaagatagATATCATATCAGCATTGATAAAGTTGAAATGTAAAGAAGTCTGAGAAAATGTCGATGTTATACTGATTCAATCGAATCGAACCGAAAACcgtattttttataattcaatgTAATCGACTTGGAGCAAACTGGACTCGGGAAGACGACaaagaaatttttaaaagaaaataattaattataggCAAGTGAGTGATGCTCATATGGACAAATTATATTATTCCCTGCAAAggcatatatatacacacacaggACAGTGGCTTGAACGGTCCGCATCAAACTACAACGTAATGCTTCAAGACCTGCCGAGCAAGATCAGAAGCCCCACTTTTCTTATAGATCAAGTGCAGATTATAAGCTGCTTCTCTCCGAAGATCGCAGTAGCCTCGACTTTTAGTATCTGTATCTTGATTTTCATCTGGAAGTTTTGGGATGGGCAAGTCGCTCTGATGGATTGCCAAAACCTTTTCATAATAAATAACAGCCAAAGTAACTAGACCAACGTGATGATATGCCCGAGCAATGTTAAACAACGATTCCTGCAATTGAAGTTcaaggtcactttattgctccACACTATGTGAAAGGGGAAAAAAACAACACATAACCGGCTTCAAAATCCTAAATCACCAGAGACAACTGAACAGATAAATACCGATTTTGAGCAAATGTTATAGACATCATTTGATCTCAAGTCTTAATACAGCCAAACCTGATTATCTTTACAAAGCCGGGCGTTGTTATGGAGGAAAGCAAGTCCTTGAAGTACAGTCTGGTGCTTGTTTTGGAGTCTGTGGCCTAGAGCTAAGTTTATCAAGGCAGTAcctaaagaaaatgaaaagctTCATTAGAGCATCTCCGGAGTCACTTCAAGCAAAAAAAATACTGGCGTTTAATATCTGGAACTTTCAACGTGATGTTTTCTAGCAAAAGATTTATACCAGCACAGAGGTTGACAAGGGGATCGTCAGGCATCAGTTTATAAGCTTCCAAATATTCTCGAGCAGCTGCTTGATGTTGACTAATCATGGTAAAATGATGCCCGGAAATAAGAATTGGAGGTACAGAATCTTTGTGCTTTGTCCGCATATTATGTAGGAATTTATTGTGCTTCGAGAATCGAATACCAAATCTACaacaggaaaaaaaataaaaataaaaagagacCAGAGGCAAATCAACAAAAATTATGTGAATGTATCAATCAAAACTTTTTTAATCATGTGCATGACATGCAAAAGATTCATCATTACAATTAGTTGTAGAGACTAAGTTTCAGTGGGTTCATAGAATGTGCATTCAAGATTGAATTGAAAGCTCAAAATTAAAACTTGATTGAATCCAATTATGGAAATTTTAAAATGGTCTGAAATCGAAGGATTTTTTTACCAAAGTGGGCCGTGGATTAACTGGGGAGAGGTTTTATGTAGCTTACTCATGTACTTCCACAATGAGAACAACTCATAACTTGGAATTACTGAGAGCACACAACTGGAAATTATCGTATACAAGCTCGAGAGTCTCATAATGCCTCCAAATAGAATTTTGCTTCATGGAAGTTTATATTACCAGCCATAAACTCACACTTTATCATGCTGAAATCGATATGTTGCTGGGGTATCTTGTTACATGTCTCACGCTGACTTCACAGTGAAATGTAAAGTGGTTAACAAGCTTAAGAGTTCTCGAACCTAGAAGGCTAAACCTTTTCAAAACACCATTAGCTGATTAACATCGTCTATTAGACGCAAATAGATATGTTTTAGCAAAACAACAATAAATGTAGAACATAGGCATTGTTACCTTGATACTGCTTTGTAGTAGCAACTCCAGGCAGCAAAGCTGTAAGGATGCTGACTGACAAGGTACCGCACGCAATCCCACCCATTTGCAGGATCAGCAAGATTATATGCTATGCCTACAAGTTCAAAGACGAGGAAATGATCTAGAACTTCTAAAAAATTACAATGCACCTATTCCCAAGTAATAACGAAGCCCCGGTCACTACTGAAATAAAAGAACCAAACATGAAGGAAGATCTACAAAAGTAGCTACAGTTatttcataatttcaagactTACGAGCTCCAAGAGTTCGAAGCTCCTCCTTCATCTCAGTAGAAAAAGTATTGCATTCCACTTTCAAGCAAAGATTGATGATCTCTAATGCATCCCAATACCTTCTCAAGGATGATAATGACTTGCATAACTaaagaaattgattttactaagaaaattttaatcacACAACAGTGTTAATGGAAGATCATATATAAAATCAAACTCTAACCAGGGATGAACACATTTAGGAAAATATAAAGAGAAACATGTGGAAGTAATcatatgattaaataatatagcaCAGCATCAAGTACCACAATCAAATCTAATTCTTATCTTTAATCGGCTCTTCATATATTctgaatatttatttgttttcaagttcaaatgatttacCAAATGCCTTATGCTGTCAATGTTATCAATGCAAAGGAAATATGTTAGCAGGACCTTCAGTTCCATTCCTGTTTACTATGTATTTCTGTTCTTAAAATATGTCTGTGTTATCAGCAATTTCTTTCAAGCTACTCGATGCCTCGCCCTGCAGGCTAACAAGTAACTGAGATTCACATCATGTTTACAGATTACAACATCAAATTAAGATTGGCTCACCAAGAAATAGAGAAAAATGTTCTGAAGCCGTTTCTTGATTTTATGTTCTTTGAAGGCAATCTGACAAATAAATACATAATTGCACAAGAGAGATAATATAGGGCAAAACAGCTCTAATTACAAGTTTTTCCCTTCTTCCTCTCAAGTTCTATCTTATCCTAGTGAACTTGATCAGCCCCAGTAAGTTTTTAGGTCTACCGATATTAAATGCCAACATGATCCAGTAACATTGATACCTGGTGCAGGTTCACTGGAACATGGGCTGTTGAAACAGATAGGAGAGACAAAACCAAACTTTGAAAAAATGAGACAAAGGGTCGGTAGAGTGGGAAGAAGATGGTGAATTGGAGGCTTACGTCTAAAATCAGATGATGATGCCCTTCATCTTTTAGAAGATCTGGCAAAGGGGGTTCCAGAAACAATCGCTGAACCAGTTATTAATTGCATCAAAATGAAAAACAGGTGAGTAGGTCATATCTATATAATCCAAAAGGGAACAATTATAATTTAATCAGGTCACGGTTTTGATTCCTTACTGGAGATTCTTCATCCGAATCATCACTCTCCCAATCAATTCCAGCAGCCAACGCTGCAGCCCTTTTTGCTTCCTTTATTGCATCTTTCCTCCGAAGCAATTTCTTTGCCCTGCTGGCTTTAGACCTATTCCAACATTAAAACTATAATCACATAGCAGTAGCTATTTTCTCTGACAGCTTCCATCCTTATAGGAACATtcattaaattatttaacaCGCAGATGTAACATCTTCAAGCCATAACATGTTTAGGGTTGACTCACACTAGCAAAGTATTTTCCAACATCAAGGAGTCAAAGCATGACTAATGCAAAAAAAGATCGCAATTCATTCTTTTTAACTCTTATTGTTTACTCCTGCTGACGTACACATCTCGAGTCGGTATATAGATTGGATGTCGTCATAGAAGGACATCGCATCCCAAAGCAAATATATGGAGCATAAACAATTATGAGGCAGCTACTTTTAGAAGGGCTAAGAAAAGCCACGTATAGAATTCAGCCACTAGAGCATACTGAATTCAATTTTTGTAAGCCACAGCTAGGCCCACCATAAATTTTGGTCAGGACTTGGGATCAGCACATTGACAAAGGAAAAATTGTAAATTCCCCTTTTTGGCATTTCGGAATCCATATTTAGGAGAATTGCTGCAGACAGAGACAATATCGCCCATGTAAAGGATGGTCTAGTTACACGTCAATAGTAATAAACTAACATACAATTGCCAATTAGATTAATAGTGAATTATAGAACTAAACTATAACAAATGAATGTAGATTTACCAAGTATTCTGTCTCATCATTGCCACTATTCCAACTTAAAATGCTGCCTGATACTACGATTTTATTAACATGAAGAAAATTATGTCCCACTGGCAGGTAACTGTAGTTACAACTAGCAAGGATCGAATGATCACTATTATTTACTCCTCTTAAGTATCTAATATACCTATCCATggattgattgattgattggTCAATCGATGGATAGATAGGTAATTAAGGCATCAAACTAGAAATGTGTTCAGCCAAAAAACTCACAAATCTGCAGATGAGGCTACGGGCCTAAATCTGTGAAATACACGGCCAGTCTGATGATCGTCCAGTACTTTAGCCCTCTCTGAAAGAACACTTCTAGACAATCGTTTCCTGGGCTTAACCTGATTCCAAATGAAGATTTGAAACTCTAAAATTATTATGGTACTCCTAAATATTAAATGTGCCATCAAGAATGGAACACAAATCAACAAATGTAGGGCATAATCGCCACGATGTATCTAATCTAATATGAAGGCTCTGGTTCCGTCGCAGAGAATTAAATAGGATTGAAGGCTCTGGTTCCATCCCACACCTAAGGTCACGAATGAAATTTTTTGTgtccaaataaaattttatattttgtcatTTGCTATGTAATCTTTTTTTATTGGGCAACTTCTAGATGCACAATTCCCTACCAGAAACAGAGAGATAAATTAGCAACTTGCGGATGTTTTTGCAATAATGTAACTCTTCACATCCAAACAGAAAAACCTTTTCTCTTGGGAGTGAATAATTTGGAAGAACTGCCATTTGGATCCCTTCAGCTAATGTGACAGTAATTCTGAAATTTCAAGATTTGCAGCAGCATGAAATGTGAACTCTATGAGATCTGAAGTACTTGGTATGCTTGGATTAAGAAAAATAAGATGACTTTTACAATAATCTAATTCATCACAGGTTCTCGACAATAAGTATCTAGCTTAGAAAGTAGAAAGAACCATTGATGGCGAAGCCTTCAACCGTGTGTAGCAAGGATGGAGaattgatatattgatttacttttgtactgCTACTCATATAACTGAAGGTAGTTCTTTCaaaacattcataaattaacaaACAAGATACAACTTTATCCACAGAAGTTTCATTTCAAGTCAGCTGACAATGGAAAAAAGAACACAGATGGGTAGAACATAGACCAGGGAGAGGGGATGTAATTTAACGTTACCTTTCGCCGAACTGATTCAAGAAACAAAGTCTCGCGAATTACAGGAAAAATTACATCTACGAAAGCCTCACAAGACCCTTTAGCTTTATAAATTTGAGAAAGCTTTAATTTTATTCTCCCACAATGCCACCATGCTTTAGACACATCTGAATTTGGGGCAGGAGTTGATTCTGAAAATAAAACACCACTTACTAGGAAAGTGATAAATGATAAGATGTCCTATTAAAAAAGGCCAAAAGAGAGAAGTATACCTGCTTCTACCGGAGGTGACAGCACAGAGATTGCTTCATCTTCTCTACCGTCTTCAAGAAGAAGAGATGACAAAGTCAACCGAGCATCAACACCATCATTAAGTTTTTGAATAGCTGAACACAATTTAAATTGATCATATACTTCAGTGAAACAATACAAAAGTAGGGTACAAGATACAACGTGAAGCATAGAAAAGACCAGGCAATTACAAGTTTTAGACTTCGTTATTTGATTCACTTACCTTTGTGATAATATTCAATAGCTTGAGctcttttcttcaaagaaacACAACACCTGGCGATTTTCAAATGTAAATAGCCCTAAATTTAAGATGAATTGAATACAAAAAGCCCTTAGTCAGTATCATCCTAGTGCTCTAAGATACTTCTCTGAAGACATTCAGATGCATAAGTTATTGCACtagcaaaataataataagcagCAGCACtagcaaaaaaataataagaagcaTCATGGTTATGATCATCAAAAACATTGAAGAAACAAGCACTGACAATTTTGTTTGgcttgataatattttatcaaaaaaaGGTACTAAATATCATGAGAATATTTGATTTTCCTTACATTATATTTATTCCCCTCTCCTTCGAACATCATATAGTACTTCAATGCAGATTCATATTGATCAACAGTCATTAGTGAGTCTGCAACATCCATGATTAACTGAGGGTGAGCAGATGCGTGCTCTGCTTGTAACGCACTGAATAAAGCCTGCGATGCAATTTTGCATGGATCGAGAAAATGTATAACATTGAATTGATTGGAAAATCAACTTTATCAAGGAAGGACAAGAATAAATAGCAAATACACTGGTTCTCTGTTCAAACTCCTTTCCTAATTAAAACTATCAGCATGTTTTTGTTGATTGCAAGCAAATATTTTCTACCAGCACATGCAGGAAACATGAGTAAAAGCAAAAAAAAGGTTCAAATTGCATATGACTTATTCAGAAACCAAACACTTCACCATCTCACAGCTCAGGTACTTGACGCAAACATACCTATAGCTTTTCAAAAACCTAGAGAGTGACAAaagattaatttcttttttttataagaagctcaattttattaaaatttattgaaaGTTACACTATAGGCGGATAAGATATCCGCAAGACAAAAGACCgtaaaaaatcattaatatcAATAAAAACACAATTTCCAATCCCTGACTATTTCCGAAATAGTTAAATGCTTGAATTCAGCTATCTTTGTAGACCATGTTGCCACCATAAGTTTTATTCTCTTCCACACGATATCGCAAAATTTTGCCTCATCGTTGAATATTCTTCTATTCCTCTCTAGTCAAACCGACCAAAACATGCAGTGAATGACATCATTCCAGAATATCCGACATCTCCTACCATTAGGTAAACCAGGTTCGATCAAAAACATATCCCGCGCCGCTCTCGGAAAAATCCACTCCAACCCTATCTCCCGTAGTACTCTGCACCATATATTCCTCGGATATGCACAGTGAATAAGTATATGATCTTGATTCTCATCTTTTTTCCGATAGAGCATACACCAGTTCGGGCATAATACACAAGTAGGCCATCTCTTTTGTAAGAGACACAAGTCGGTAATTTTCCTAGCGCCACGATCCAAGAAAAAACTTGAACCTTATGTGGGGTTGGTTCTCACCAGATAttattaatgaattaatttctCAATCTAAAAAATGCATACAAgtgaattaaaaatttaaaagtccagaCACAATCGCAGTCCTACTTGAGATTAAAACCACAAAAGAATCGAGAAAGAAGTTAAATTATACGCAAAAGAATCTGAAATAATGGATAGTGACAAGCTGCATAATACAACATTACAAATGTGATATTGCTCAAAGATTGTTAAAACCACTCCTATTAGGTTAtcattgcaaaaaaaaaaaacgtcaTGTTCATAACTACATCGGAAGtagtaaattttaatttcatgATTACTAAGTATTagagattttattctttgtagcATTCAGATATGGATTGAACTAGCAAGGCCATGATTCAGCGTTGGGCCCTATCCGGTTGGTTACTATATGCGACTGTTTTGAGGATTATGAAGATGGCTACTAAGAGACACTCACGGAAGGTCAATCTCAACCTGTCTCAGTCCTGTAACCTGGCAAAGGTCTTACTCTTTCTATATTTTGGGAAATAATGAGAAAAACTAGTAGAAAATATACCAAACACGAATCCTAACAAACCTAGGAAAATCCTAATGAAGTATAAACTGGTATGATACGTTCTCTGACTTTAAACAGCAGACTCTTGAATAGTAAGCATTAGGGTTTGTTTGTGTAACAATTATTGCAAAGTTGAATTGTTCGATGGAGGTAATAAGATTCATAAGACCACATAAATGCACATGTATGGTTTGTGTTTTGATTCCAAAGTAATATAGCCAAAATCTACCTGACTAATTCACGGGTTTCACCCATCAATAAATGCAGACAAGTTTATTTACGAATATTTCAAAAGTACTTACATGGCTATCACCAATATAAACTGCCCAGATAATTATACTTTGTTGCGATTAAAAGTATCTCCACGTGTCCCTTATATATTAGTGGTTTAACATATGACTAAACAAGGAATTATCGGGATAATGTGTTACAATAAGGTAAGATAGTATTAAGAAAGTGGCAATATTAGGCACAGACAAACCTCTGCTTTCTCCATTTGTCTCAGATGAACATGGCAAATTCCAGCCTTGATCATTAAACTTAATGGAATTTCTTTTCCAGCAGAGTGAACCTTCTGTGTATGTTCGATATGGTCAAGAACTTTGGCATATGCATTGCTTTCCATGAGTATTGAAGCTAACATATCTATTAAACTTAGAACAGGATCGTCTATGTGATTGTGATTCCTGAGATGGTCCTCCAGAATACAGACTGCTCGCTCATTTTGCCCACATTTTTGGTAAAGctgaaacaagaaagaaaattcaagTTCATTTCTGACTTGGAAAACCTCTCACTCGTCTGTGataatataatatgataaaaaGGAGTTGAAATCAGTAATAATCTCTACATGATCATTGCtgctgataaaaaaaatttaagtactTGTACTTCAGTTGAACTCAAGTAAATAAATTTGCTGTTTCAAAGAGCAAAAAATcaacaatcaaatcaattcgAACCTGTGTAGCTTTTCTAAGAACTTCAACATTATCAGGATAAAGGCGTGAGATTTGCTCATACGAATCAGCAGCCTTTTGATGCTCTCCAAGCTCAAGAAAGAGAGATGCTCGCTGAAACTGAAGATCAATGTCTTCAGGATCTGCTGTTATAGCTTTGCCAAGACAGTAGTTTGCCTGCTTTTTGTCCCCAAGTTCTCTGCAGGTAATGTAAATCGGAAGTCAACAACTCACTTAATCTGAGAATTTTAACCCAACTTGGGTAAAAGAAAGCACATTCAACAGAACTTTGGATACTAATCAAGCAAGCAAACACAATTTGGATACTAATCATGcaagcaaacacaaattttacatTTGGAAGCATATGTATTTAATGTGAACAAATGGATCCAATATTGCTTTATATATGGAATCACAAAATTACTAACCACGACTGTACAAAGGCatcatttttttatatgaaaCAAGATTTTATAAGATTAAGAAAGATAATACAAGGAGGCGGATAAGATATCCGCAATTAGCAAACAGTAGTCCATACTTTCGTCAAAAACAAACAAGTCTCCAATCCCTGACTATATCGGAAATATTAAAATGACCAAGTCTGCCAACTTTTTTGACCAAGCGGCCACTCTAAATCTGATTTTCTCCCACAACTCGTCACAAGAGTCTTCCTTGTTGTTGAATATTCTTATATTCCGCTCCAGCCAAATGGACCAAAACACACAATGGATGATCTCATTCGAAAAAATCTTACACTTCCTGCCGTTAGGTAGACTCAAATCTATAAGAAACATACTCGCGCCGATGACCGATCTAGGAAAAATCCACTCCATCATGAATCATAGAGCCCACTTAGAATTGAGTTAAATGTAGACCAAATCCATTTGGGCGACATTTTGTTAGCTCTAATAACTAGTTTAGACTTTACattttttttcatcaaaatgtTTAATGTTCTAATCAACTGCTCACACAGACTCAGAGTATATTTTGTTAGCTCTAATGACTAGTTTAGActatacatattttttttcatcaaaatgtTTAATGTTCTAGTCAACTGTTCACACAGAGATAAGTTAGTAAATTATCCGTCTCTACTTTCTACTTCCCTTCAGAAAAATTCTTATTTCTTCAAAAACATACCAAGGCAAAATTATAGCATAAAATTGTAGAAATCTCAAGCCTTTTCAACTGTGGCATAAGGGCGTCAATGCTATCCAAGGTCATCACTTTACTTTGCAATTCATATCAAAGCAACTCTTCCTGGTACATTTTGCATTATTTTCATATCTGATTATGTTTTCACACACGGAGCATCGTAAGTTGAATGCAACATGAAATTCTCAGAATAAAAAGGCTCGGCGTTCATCTCTGCATGAAAAAGGTTCTTTTGAGACAGTTACATATGAAAATACTCACAAATAATTTTGGACACAAACTGTACAATCAAATGAGCATTTGGTCCTCGTG from Primulina tabacum isolate GXHZ01 chromosome 14, ASM2559414v2, whole genome shotgun sequence includes:
- the LOC142524154 gene encoding uncharacterized protein LOC142524154 isoform X1, translating into MGAEHEDKKSTVDAYDARNHGEGSGGISTMDCSSINNPILFPDTSMQFNVVENPMESELESEQDVEINETCEEGDSTDDDDEECTFLFQGEMDPMTFVEEDNASELQPYQRLEQIQNDYEILAAKKRRTLDHEICEIPAKRFRQEEFLGASFEEIMETLNFGMKKKSTKSKKRGRKKGSKNKVNPEVTRKLGDATLHYAYGHFEEAICVLKEVIRLAPNLSAPYHQLGLIYKAMNDRKKALNFYMIAAHLTPRDASLWKLLVTWSIELGDKKQANYCLGKAITADPEDIDLQFQRASLFLELGEHQKAADSYEQISRLYPDNVEVLRKATQLYQKCGQNERAVCILEDHLRNHNHIDDPVLSLIDMLASILMESNAYAKVLDHIEHTQKVHSAGKEIPLSLMIKAGICHVHLRQMEKAEALFSALQAEHASAHPQLIMDVADSLMTVDQYESALKYYMMFEGEGNKYNGYLHLKIARCCVSLKKRAQAIEYYHKAIQKLNDGVDARLTLSSLLLEDGREDEAISVLSPPVEAESTPAPNSDVSKAWWHCGRIKLKLSQIYKAKGSCEAFVDVIFPVIRETLFLESVRRKVKPRKRLSRSVLSERAKVLDDHQTGRVFHRFRPVASSADLSKASRAKKLLRRKDAIKEAKRAAALAAGIDWESDDSDEESPVQRLFLEPPLPDLLKDEGHHHLILDIAFKEHKIKKRLQNIFLYFLLCKSLSSLRRYWDALEIINLCLKVECNTFSTEMKEELRTLGARIAYNLADPANGWDCVRYLVSQHPYSFAAWSCYYKAVSRFGIRFSKHNKFLHNMRTKHKDSVPPILISGHHFTMISQHQAAAREYLEAYKLMPDDPLVNLCAGTALINLALGHRLQNKHQTVLQGLAFLHNNARLCKDNQESLFNIARAYHHVGLVTLAVIYYEKVLAIHQSDLPIPKLPDENQDTDTKSRGYCDLRREAAYNLHLIYKKSGASDLARQVLKHYVVV
- the LOC142524154 gene encoding uncharacterized protein LOC142524154 isoform X5, with the protein product MGAEHEDKKSTVDAYDARNHELESEQDVEINETCEEGDSTDDDDEECTFLFQGEMDPMTFVEEDNASELQPYQRLEQIQNDYEILAAKKRRTLDHEICEIPAKRFRQEEFLGASFEEIMETLNFGMKKKSTKSKKRGRKKGSKNKVNPEVTRKLGDATLHYAYGHFEEAICVLKEVIRLAPNLSAPYHQLGLIYKAMNDRKKALNFYMIAAHLTPRDASLWKLLVTWSIELGDKKQANYCLGKAITADPEDIDLQFQRASLFLELGEHQKAADSYEQISRLYPDNVEVLRKATQLYQKCGQNERAVCILEDHLRNHNHIDDPVLSLIDMLASILMESNAYAKVLDHIEHTQKVHSAGKEIPLSLMIKAGICHVHLRQMEKAEALFSALQAEHASAHPQLIMDVADSLMTVDQYESALKYYMMFEGEGNKYNGYLHLKIARCCVSLKKRAQAIEYYHKAIQKLNDGVDARLTLSSLLLEDGREDEAISVLSPPVEAESTPAPNSDVSKAWWHCGRIKLKLSQIYKAKGSCEAFVDVIFPVIRETLFLESVRRKVKPRKRLSRSVLSERAKVLDDHQTGRVFHRFRPVASSADLSKASRAKKLLRRKDAIKEAKRAAALAAGIDWESDDSDEESPVQRLFLEPPLPDLLKDEGHHHLILDIAFKEHKIKKRLQNIFLYFLLCKSLSSLRRYWDALEIINLCLKVECNTFSTEMKEELRTLGARIAYNLADPANGWDCVRYLVSQHPYSFAAWSCYYKAVSRFGIRFSKHNKFLHNMRTKHKDSVPPILISGHHFTMISQHQAAAREYLEAYKLMPDDPLVNLCAGTALINLALGHRLQNKHQTVLQGLAFLHNNARLCKDNQESLFNIARAYHHVGLVTLAVIYYEKVLAIHQSDLPIPKLPDENQDTDTKSRGYCDLRREAAYNLHLIYKKSGASDLARQVLKHYVVV
- the LOC142524154 gene encoding uncharacterized protein LOC142524154 isoform X2, producing MGAEHEDKKSTVDAYDARNHGEGSGGISTMDCSSINNPILFPDTSMQFNVVENPMESELESEQDVEINETCEEGDSTDDDDEECTFLFQGEMDPMTFVEEDNASELQPYQRLEQIQNDYEILAAKKRRTLDHEICEIPAKRFRQEEFLGASFEEIMETLNFGMKKKSTKSKKRGRKKGSKNKVNPEVTRKLGDATLHYAYGHFEEAICVLKEVIRLAPNLSAPYHQLGLIYKAMNDRKKALNFYMIAAHLTPRDASLWKLLVTWSIELGDKKQANYCLGKAITADPEDIDLQFQRASLFLELGEHQKAADSYEQISRLYPDNVEVLRKATQLYQKCGQNERAVCILEDHLRNHNHIDDPVLSLIDMLASILMESNAYAKVLDHIEHTQKVHSAGKEIPLSLMIKAGICHVHLRQMEKAEALFSALQAEHASAHPQLIMDVADSLMTVDQYESALKYYMMFEGEGNKYNGYLHLKIARCCVSLKKRAQAIEYYHKAIQKLNDGVDARLTLSSLLLEDGREDEAISVLSPPVEAESTPAPNSDVSKAWWHCGRIKLKLSQIYKAKGSCEAFVDVIFPVIRETLFLESVRRKVKPRKRLSRSVLSERAKVLDDHQTGRVFHRFRPVASSADLSKASRAKKLLRRKDAIKEAKRAAALAAGIDWESDDSDEESPRLFLEPPLPDLLKDEGHHHLILDIAFKEHKIKKRLQNIFLYFLLCKSLSSLRRYWDALEIINLCLKVECNTFSTEMKEELRTLGARIAYNLADPANGWDCVRYLVSQHPYSFAAWSCYYKAVSRFGIRFSKHNKFLHNMRTKHKDSVPPILISGHHFTMISQHQAAAREYLEAYKLMPDDPLVNLCAGTALINLALGHRLQNKHQTVLQGLAFLHNNARLCKDNQESLFNIARAYHHVGLVTLAVIYYEKVLAIHQSDLPIPKLPDENQDTDTKSRGYCDLRREAAYNLHLIYKKSGASDLARQVLKHYVVV